One window of Natronomonas salsuginis genomic DNA carries:
- a CDS encoding CPBP family intramembrane glutamic endopeptidase, which yields MIIGSIIVAIAATLLAVFGIDVAARPSLGLLLSTVLLQGVTFGGLAIIYLKIHDLGFNFAPFTIPDKRDIIVISSGILALLGLIVIVSAVISSFGIDSAQNQIVTIGQQNPEAFLLLVPLSFLLVGPGEELLYRGIIQGTLRESLHPSRAIVLTSALFASIHLFSLTGEGKLVYIGVAFLLALVLGITYEYTDNLTVPAVIHGAYNAVQFASAYLTATGGV from the coding sequence ATGATCATTGGATCGATCATCGTCGCCATCGCTGCTACGCTTCTAGCCGTATTTGGGATTGACGTCGCTGCTCGCCCATCATTGGGTCTATTGCTGAGTACAGTCCTATTACAGGGAGTAACGTTCGGAGGACTCGCTATCATCTATCTCAAGATTCATGATCTTGGCTTTAACTTCGCCCCGTTTACTATTCCGGATAAGCGAGATATTATTGTCATTAGCAGTGGGATACTTGCGCTCTTGGGGCTAATCGTGATTGTTTCGGCGGTTATTTCTTCATTCGGGATCGATTCAGCACAGAACCAGATTGTCACGATTGGTCAGCAGAATCCAGAAGCGTTCTTGCTGTTAGTCCCCCTTTCGTTTCTACTCGTCGGCCCCGGGGAGGAGCTGCTATACCGTGGGATTATTCAGGGTACACTCCGGGAATCTCTGCACCCATCTCGTGCAATCGTCCTTACGAGTGCCCTCTTTGCGTCGATCCACCTCTTCTCGTTGACCGGGGAAGGAAAACTGGTGTACATCGGTGTCGCGTTCCTTCTAGCCTTGGTACTTGGGATAACCTACGAGTACACCGACAATCTCACTGTTCCTGCTGTGATTCACGGTGCCTATAATGCGGTACAGTTTGCGAGCGCATACCTGACCGCGACAGGTGGGGTATAA
- a CDS encoding TFIIB-type zinc ribbon-containing protein — MTQQKYSREQPPDGREDNIESIEEIACSECSDRIIQDSDQDETTCENCGLIFEEGHVDHGPEWRAFMSEHDEKEPNLYPDYAADVR; from the coding sequence ATGACACAGCAAAAATATTCCCGTGAACAACCACCAGATGGACGCGAGGACAACATAGAGTCCATCGAAGAGATCGCTTGTTCCGAGTGCTCAGATCGAATTATCCAAGACAGCGATCAGGATGAAACGACCTGTGAGAACTGTGGATTGATTTTCGAAGAGGGCCACGTCGACCACGGTCCTGAATGGCGTGCGTTCATGTCCGAACATGATGAAAAAGAGCCGAACCTGTATCCTGACTACGCAGCTGATGTACGTTAG
- a CDS encoding winged helix-turn-helix domain-containing protein encodes MGDNSVSSEDTPTLQDVLDALDDPECRAILRETLEPMTANELIDACDIPKSTLYRKLELLRSASLLEEWDTINPGGGRVTHYERSFDDVTISMNDTGEFSVRVERPPQSTDERLVDIWSMMGDEV; translated from the coding sequence ATGGGAGACAATTCAGTGTCGTCCGAGGACACACCGACGTTACAGGATGTCCTCGATGCGCTGGATGATCCCGAGTGCCGAGCCATCCTCCGTGAAACCCTTGAACCCATGACTGCGAACGAACTCATCGATGCTTGTGACATCCCCAAATCGACGTTGTATCGCAAATTAGAACTGCTCCGTTCCGCTTCTCTCCTAGAAGAGTGGGATACGATCAATCCGGGTGGCGGACGAGTCACCCACTACGAACGATCGTTTGATGACGTGACGATCTCTATGAACGACACCGGTGAGTTTTCCGTACGTGTCGAACGTCCACCACAGTCTACCGACGAACGGCTTGTAGACATCTGGTCAATGATGGGGGATGAGGTATGA
- a CDS encoding DUF7521 family protein has protein sequence MNGVITSIAVVKFVILLLGGGITYIAFKAYLRTGEDSIRVLGIGFGVITLGALLTGVANQFFSLSLARGVLINSVFVSFGLAVIMYSLHIQR, from the coding sequence ATGAACGGTGTAATAACCTCGATTGCGGTGGTTAAGTTTGTAATCTTGCTCCTTGGAGGTGGGATTACCTACATCGCATTTAAGGCCTATCTGCGAACGGGTGAGGATTCTATCCGTGTTCTGGGTATTGGGTTCGGTGTCATCACACTCGGCGCTCTATTGACGGGTGTAGCCAACCAGTTCTTTTCCCTCTCGCTAGCACGCGGTGTGCTCATTAATAGTGTGTTCGTCTCTTTCGGACTTGCGGTCATCATGTACTCTCTTCATATTCAGAGATGA